The following coding sequences are from one Coffea arabica cultivar ET-39 chromosome 11e, Coffea Arabica ET-39 HiFi, whole genome shotgun sequence window:
- the LOC113718381 gene encoding disease resistance protein RPM1-like: MAESVVGILIEQLSTLLSQEITLLGGLKSDVQFIKDELGSMKAFLREAEAKEDNDSQLQEWLKQVREVAYDTEDVLDDFTFRFALGYMDGFCGKAGKIYNSIKNLKARHQISLKIKDIKARVGEISKRHRRFQSQYGTQERGFSSSRQANADFDIRAQSLFIEEAQLVGIDKPKAELISKILDDHSQLKVVSVVGMGGLGKTTLVKKVYDDVAVKKQFQSHAWITVSQNFQFNDIIKNLIQQLYNEIRQPVPPQVESMNDIMLSEFVKDFLQEKRYILVLDDVWSIAAWEAIKCVLPDCNTASRVVLTTRIADVASASCLGSLNFIYKMEPLSDKESWTLFCNRAFQSNDCPPYLKEVAKKILKKCKGLPLAIVAIGGVLALKDKEKTDEWEMILHGFGGEADGSGKLDRIKRVLLLSYNDLPHYLKSCLLYLSIYPEDYPIDVDDILLKWIALGFVEEEEGITSTDIAMSYMKELINRSLIQVKSTLDDRSLDKCGLHDFVREILVSKSKEQSFTTVATRYHTRWPEKVRHLAIHNFTDNPQEFISLKCLRSVVTFGYEDPLTTTFVSKFLHGGPKLLKVLDLDGAELDNIPKQVFKLFHLRYLSLNGTGVKIIPKSIGKLQNLEVIDLRRTNVTELPVEILKLRKLRSLWLGGWGDYSNEYAIWGCKCPLGIGKLICLENLTNIEADSDKIVREIGNLMQLRRLWITKLRREDGKELLSSLLRLTYLQELVISCSKEDEILDLQHSISPKLEFLTRLILKGRLGRVPQWATSLQSLRTLRLLNSRLREDENVIGSLGHLPNLVSLTLYRAYEGETLCFEVGGFQKLQHLELVQLTRLKWVRVEEESMPSLRILRLGACKLMQELPSGIQNLTRLESLGFYEMSNELMHKVQNLDKRSEDYQTISHIPQVFIGHWIDGQWEWTFL; this comes from the coding sequence ATGGCAGAGAGTGTCGTAGGTATTTTGATTGAACAGCTCTCAACCTTGCTTTCCCAAGAGATCACACTTTTGGGGGGGCTTAAATCAGATGTTCAATTCATCAAAGATGAACTCGGGAGCATGAAGGCTTTCCTCAGAGAAGCTGAAGCAAAGGAAGACAATGATTCTCAACTCCAAGAATGGCTAAAGCAGGTTCGAGAAGTTGCTTATGATACAGAGGATGTTCTCGATGATTTTACCTTCCGCTTTGCTCTTGGTTACATGGATGGATTCTGTGGCAAGGCTGGAAAGATCTATAACTCAATAAAGAATCTGAAAGCTCGCCATCAAATTTCTTTGAAGATAAAAGACATCAAGGCCAGAGTTGGAGAGATTTCAAAAAGGCATCGGAGGTTCCAGTCCCAATATGGTACTCAAGAAAGAGGCTTCAGCTCTTCCCGACAGGCGAATGCAGATTTTGACATTCGTGCTCAATCACTCTTCATTGAAGAAGCTCAACTTGTTGGGATTGATAAGCCAAAAGCAGAGCTCATCTCAAAAATCCTTGATGACCATTCCCAATTGAAAGTAGTTTCTGTTGTGGGAATGGGGGGACTCGGCAAGACTACCCTGGTGAAAAAAGTCTATGATGACGTTGCAGTGAAGAAACAATTTCAGAGCCATGCCTGGATAACtgtttctcaaaattttcagtTCAATGACATCATCAAGAACCTGATCCAACAATTGTACAACGAAATCAGACAGCCGGTCCCTCCCCAAGTGGAATCCATGAATGATATTATGCTGAGTGAATTTGTGAAAGACTTCCTCCAAGAAAAAAGGTACATTCTTGTCCTTGATGATGTGTGGAGTATAGCTGCCTGGGAAGCTATCAAATGTGTATTGCCTGACTGCAATACTGCTAGTCGTGTTGTATTGACAACACGAATAGCTGATGTAGCTTCTGCGTCCTGTTTAGGATCTCTTAACTTCATCTATAAGATGGAGCCTCTTTCTGATAAAGAGTCTTGGACTCTGTTTTGCAATAGAGCATTTCAGAGCAATGACTGTCCTCCATATCTAAAAGAAGTTGCTAAAAAAATACTGAAAAAATGTAAGGGCCTACCACTTGCGATTGTTGCAATAGGTGGTGTTTTGGCTCTGAAGGACAAGGAAAAGACAGATGAATGGGAGATGATTCTTCATGGTTTTGGTGGCGAGGCAGATGGCAGTGGTAAGCTTGACAGAATCAAAAGAGTACTCTTACTTAGCTACAATGATTTGCCTCACTATCTTAAAAGCTGCCTATTATATCTAAGCATCTACCCTGAAGATTATCCAATTGATGTGGATGATATACTTCTGAAGTGGATTGCACTAGGATTTGTAGAAGAGGAAGAAGGAATAACATCCACCGATATTGCTATGAGTTATATGAAAGAACTCATCAACAGAAGCTTAATCCAAGTTAAATCCACATTGGACGATCGCAGCTTAGATAAATGTGGTCTCCACGATTTTGTGCGTGAAATCCTTGTTTCAAAATCTAAAGAGCAGAGTTTCACGACTGTAGCCACCAGATATCACACAAGATGGCCTGAAAAAGTTCGACACCTAGCAATCCACAACTTCACTGATAATCCACAAGAATTTATTAGCTTAAAGTGTCTTCGGTCTGTGGTAACATTTGGGTATGAAGATCCTCTCACAACTACATTTGTTTCCAAGTTTTTACATGGTGGTCCTAAGTTGCTAAAGgtgttggatttggatggagCTGAATTGGACAACATCCCAAAGCAAGTCTTCAAACTATTTCATCTCAGGTATCTTAGTCTCAATGGAACTGGAGTTAAAATTATTCCAAAATCTATTGGGAAGCTTCAAAACCTTGAAGTTATAGATCTGAGAAGAACCAATGTAACAGAGTTGCCTGTGGAAATTCTGAAGCTAAGAAAACTCCGTTCTCTTTGGTTAGGCGGATGGGGTGATTATTCAAATGAGTATGCAATTTGGGGCTGTAAATGTCCACTTGGAATTGGAAAGCTTATTTGCTTGGAAAATCTGACTAATATAGAAGCAGATAGTGATAAAATAGTAAGGGAGATTGGAAACCTCATGCAGCTGCGGCGATTATGGATCACAAAACTGAGAAGAGAAGATGGAAAGGAGTTGCTCTCCTCCCTCTTGAGGCTGACCTACCTTCAAGAATTGGTCATCTCCTGTAGTAAAGAAGATGAGATCCTTGATCTCCAACATTCCATCTCTCCAAAGCTTGAATTCCTCACACGTCTGATATTGAAGGGGCGTTTGGGGAGAGTTCCGCAATGGGCGACATCACTTCAATCCTTGAGAACGTTACGGTTGTTGAACAGTAGGTTGAGAGAAGATGAGAATGTAATAGGCTCCCTCGGACATTTGCCCAATCTGGTATCACTTACTCTCTATCGTGCTTATGAAGGGGAGACATTATGTTTCGAGGTTGGAGGATTTCAAAAACTCCAGCACTTAGAGCTTGTGCAATTAACAAGACTGAAATGGGTGAGAGTGGAAGAGGAATCAATGCCTAGTCTCAGAATTCTGCGCCTAGGTGCTTGCAAACTGATGCAGGAGTTGCCTTCGGGCATCCAAAACTTGACCAGACTAGAATCTCTTGGGTTTTATGAAATGTCTAATGAGCTAATGCACAAAGTACAGAATTTGGATAAACGGAGTGAAGATTATCAGACAATTTCTCATATCCCTCAAGTTTTCATTGGTCACTGGATTGATGGTCAGTGGGAATGGACGTTCCTCTAA